A stretch of the Lactuca sativa cultivar Salinas chromosome 9, Lsat_Salinas_v11, whole genome shotgun sequence genome encodes the following:
- the LOC111919528 gene encoding tryptophan aminotransferase-related protein 3 yields MEKTKKYCYGFCLLSSIVINILFSINLYVSGGGGALQWGEKKHETVYRPSLTWSEKAAAEAEAVAAISCSGHGRAYLDSLISYGQTVCECYDCYGGIDCSEFSPDCSADAGGGDPIFLEPFWMQNAEKSAIVVSGWHRMSYRYADYTMMSSEVEKYIRKLHSIVGNAITEDRYLVFGIGSSQLLSAAVYALSSENSSSPSNVVATIPYYPMYETQTSFFNSEDFQFEGDTNSWKLNNATKNNMDVIEFVTSPNNPDGELKTSVLGGKTIYDHAYLWPHFTPIPGPSDHDLMIFTLSKLTGHAGVRFGWAVIKDKDVYEKVSKYIEVADLGISKDTQLRVLKLLKVVVEDDGTQLFKFAYAKMRERWDRLNSVFSKSTRFSIQERHPLHCNFFNKTRLPSPAYAWVKCEREEEDDCGAVLEAGKITSRGGSTYRAKDRYARLSLIKSQDDFDLLLLRLTELVSLENGKIESI; encoded by the exons ATGGAGAAAACGAAGAAATATTGTTATGGATTTTGTTTATTGAGTTCGATAGTGATCAATATATTATTCAGCATAAACCTGTACGTAAGTGGAGGTGGAGGAGCTTTACAGTGGGGAGAGAAGAAGCATGAGACTGTTTATCGTCCGTCATTGACTTGGAGTGAAAAAGCAGCTGCGGAGGCGGAAGCCGTCGCAGCAATCTCATGTTCCGGCCATGGCAGAGCTTACCTTGATAGTTTGATTTCTTATGGTCAAACTGTTTGTGAGTGCTACGATTGTTATGGTGGTATTGATTGTTCTGAATTCTCTCCCGATTGTTCTGCCGATGCTGGTGG TGGGGATCCAATATTTTTGGAGCCATTTTGGATGCAAAATGCAGAGAAGAGTGCGATTGTTGTATCAGGATGGCATCGAATGAGTTACAGATACGCTGACTACACCATGATGTCATCGGAGGTGGAAAAATACATCCGCAAATTACATTCCATTGTGGGGAATGCAATCACTGAAGATCGATACTTGGTTTTTGGTATCGGATCATCTCAACTCCTTAGTGCCGCTGTCTATGCTCTTTCTTCTGAAAACTCGTCTTCACCTTCCAATGTTGTGGCTACAATCCCATACTATCCG ATGTATGAGACTCAAACATCTTTTTTTAATTCGGAGGATTTTCAATTTGAAGGAGATACAAACTCATGGAAATTAAATAATGCAACAAAAAACAACATGGATGTGATTGAATTTGTAACCTCACCAAACAATCCAGATGGGGAGTTAAAGACATCGGTTCTTGGAGGGAAGACTATATACGATCATGCATATCTTTGGCCACATTTTACACCCATTCCAGGCCCTTCTGATCATGATCTCATGATCTTTACTCTTTCAAAGCTCACAGGCCATGCTGGTGTGCGTTTTGG ATGGGCGGTGATAAAAGATAAGGATGTATATGAGAAAGTTTCAAAATATATCGAAGTTGCTGATTTAGGGATTTCAAAGGACACCCAATTAAGAGTTTTGAAGCTTCTAAAAGTAGTCGTTGAAGACGATGGTACACAACTTTTCAAATTTGCTTATGCTAAAATGAGAGAACGTTGGGATAGGTTGAATTCCGTTTTCTCAAAGTCAACAAGATTTTCAATCCAAGAGAGACACCCTCTCCATTGCAATTTCTTTAACAAAACTAGGCTACCATCTCCTG CTTACGCTTGGGTAAAATGTGAGCGAGAAGAAGAGGACGATTGTGGTGCGGTATTAGAAGCAGGAAAAATTACAAGTCGTGGTGGAAGTACTTACAGGGCCAAAGATCGTTATGCCAGATTAAGTCTTATCAAGAGTCAAGATGACTTTGATTTGCTTCTGCTACGACTCACTGAGTTAGTGTCTCTTGAAAATGGTAAAATTGAGTCAATTTGA